In a genomic window of Nostoc sp. UHCC 0870:
- a CDS encoding type II toxin-antitoxin system RelE/ParE family toxin: MADDEDIIEIPLRPLVWMGDSLKNIRSFPLEVRASVGYALQLVQAGETPMDAKPFKGVGSGVYEIVKRYDTDTYRAVYAVKIGEKIYVLHAFQKKSKQGIKTPQADVDLIKQRYKDAVAREKQE; the protein is encoded by the coding sequence ATGGCAGATGATGAGGATATTATAGAAATTCCTTTACGACCTCTTGTTTGGATGGGAGACTCTCTCAAAAATATCCGCTCATTTCCTCTTGAGGTGCGTGCATCAGTAGGGTATGCACTGCAATTGGTGCAAGCAGGGGAAACACCAATGGATGCCAAGCCTTTTAAGGGGGTTGGCAGTGGCGTGTATGAAATCGTCAAACGCTACGATACCGATACTTACAGGGCTGTTTATGCAGTAAAGATTGGAGAAAAAATCTATGTCCTGCACGCTTTTCAAAAGAAATCAAAGCAGGGAATTAAAACCCCACAGGCTGATGTTGACCTGATTAAACAACGTTATAAGGATGCGGTAGCAAGGGAGAAACAAGAATGA
- a CDS encoding glycosyltransferase family 4 protein: MNIAEIYSSNQLIINLSILLSQPTGISNYAHNLFPYLKSLNPTLLTPNNYPEFKCYSVPNNLTPAHGTKGHFRRLVWTQLQVPRIYHELKSHLLFSPLPEAPLYTNCRFVVMSHDLIPLRFPKRFSPLTPYHRYYVPQVLQQSQHIICNSQATASDIIDFYQIPASKITPIPLAHDHTHFRYLNLPTRNYFLYIGRHDPHKNLHRLIAAFAALPHNDDYELWLAGPTDNRYTPLLQTQIEELGITHQVKFLDYVAYSELPTIINQAIALVFPSLWEGFGFPVLEAMACGTPVITSNLSSLPEVAGDAAILINPYNTAEITDAMQMIAANLALRLHLSTQGIARANQFSWEKTGLATVEVLSRYL, encoded by the coding sequence ATGAATATAGCAGAGATTTACTCATCTAATCAGTTAATTATTAACTTATCTATACTCTTATCCCAACCCACAGGTATAAGTAACTATGCTCATAATCTTTTTCCTTATTTAAAATCTCTTAACCCCACTTTATTAACACCTAACAATTACCCTGAATTTAAGTGCTATTCTGTACCAAATAATTTAACACCTGCTCATGGTACTAAAGGACATTTTCGCCGCTTAGTGTGGACACAGTTGCAAGTACCGAGAATTTATCACGAGTTAAAATCCCATCTTTTATTCTCTCCTTTACCAGAAGCACCGCTTTATACTAATTGCCGTTTTGTGGTGATGTCTCATGACTTAATACCGTTGCGTTTTCCCAAACGTTTCTCACCGTTAACGCCGTATCATCGTTACTACGTTCCTCAAGTTTTGCAGCAGTCGCAACATATTATCTGTAACTCTCAGGCTACAGCTAGTGACATTATCGACTTTTACCAAATCCCAGCCAGCAAAATTACTCCCATCCCCCTAGCGCACGATCACACTCACTTTCGCTATCTCAATTTACCAACTCGCAATTACTTTCTCTACATTGGTAGACACGACCCACACAAAAATCTACATCGTCTTATCGCCGCCTTTGCTGCGTTACCTCATAACGACGACTACGAACTATGGCTAGCAGGCCCAACTGACAACCGTTATACCCCGCTTCTACAAACACAAATTGAAGAATTAGGGATAACTCATCAGGTCAAGTTCCTCGACTATGTAGCTTACAGTGAATTACCCACCATTATTAATCAAGCGATCGCACTTGTTTTCCCCAGTCTGTGGGAAGGCTTCGGTTTCCCTGTCCTAGAAGCAATGGCTTGCGGTACTCCTGTGATTACTTCTAATCTTTCTTCGCTTCCAGAAGTGGCTGGTGATGCAGCGATTCTCATTAATCCCTACAACACAGCAGAAATCACCGACGCGATGCAGATGATTGCTGCTAATTTAGCATTGCGGTTGCATCTTTCTACCCAAGGTATTGCTAGAGCCAATCAATTTAGTTGGGAAAAAACTGGACTTGCTACGGTCGAAGTCTTATCTCGATATCTCTAA
- a CDS encoding homocysteine biosynthesis protein: MRTIAEINEKINRQTAVVLTAEELKARVAEVGVKKVAEEVDVVTTGTFEPMESSGAIINLGHTDPPIKIRRCWVDGVPAYSGFGAVDLYLGASCVVDTMDGEEVRERGGGHVIEDLIAGKPVHIRAQGQVTDCYPRASFETSITRDTINQFYLFNPRNLYQNFIVGVNGGDRPLHTYLGPLQPRLGNAVYSNPGAISPLLNDPKLQIIGIGTRIFLGGGIGYVAWEGTQHFPLQKRLANQTPIGPSATLALIGDAKQMDARWVRGCYFKSYGSSLMLGVGVPIPLLNEQVVENCAVQDQNLVAPIVDFSIPRRVRPTFGLVSYAQLKSGRITIEGKTVRVAPLASLFLSRQVAIELKQWIEAGSFTLTEPVASIPMERSFLPQDHWREF, translated from the coding sequence ATGCGAACTATTGCAGAAATTAACGAGAAAATTAACCGCCAAACTGCGGTAGTCTTAACGGCTGAGGAATTAAAAGCACGGGTTGCGGAAGTCGGGGTGAAGAAAGTTGCCGAAGAGGTTGATGTTGTTACCACTGGCACTTTTGAACCGATGGAATCAAGTGGAGCAATTATTAATCTAGGACACACTGACCCGCCTATTAAAATTCGCCGTTGTTGGGTGGATGGAGTTCCTGCATACAGTGGTTTTGGCGCAGTCGATTTATATTTAGGTGCTAGCTGTGTTGTAGATACGATGGATGGCGAAGAAGTCCGGGAACGGGGCGGCGGTCATGTGATAGAAGATTTGATTGCGGGTAAGCCTGTGCATATCCGCGCCCAAGGACAAGTCACTGATTGTTATCCTAGAGCAAGTTTTGAGACTTCTATTACCCGCGACACGATAAATCAGTTTTATTTATTTAATCCCCGAAATCTTTATCAAAATTTTATTGTAGGGGTGAATGGAGGCGATCGCCCGCTTCATACTTACCTCGGCCCTCTGCAACCGCGTTTAGGTAATGCTGTCTATTCTAACCCCGGTGCAATTTCTCCCCTATTAAATGACCCAAAATTACAAATTATTGGCATTGGTACGCGTATTTTCTTAGGCGGCGGTATTGGTTACGTTGCTTGGGAAGGGACGCAACATTTTCCTTTACAAAAGCGGCTAGCCAATCAAACACCCATTGGCCCCTCTGCGACTTTAGCCTTAATTGGTGATGCCAAACAAATGGATGCGCGTTGGGTAAGGGGTTGCTATTTTAAAAGTTATGGTTCTTCGTTGATGTTGGGTGTAGGTGTACCCATACCCTTATTAAACGAACAGGTAGTAGAAAACTGTGCAGTTCAAGATCAAAATTTAGTTGCGCCAATAGTAGACTTTTCCATTCCCCGGCGCGTGCGTCCGACATTTGGTTTGGTGAGTTACGCCCAACTAAAATCCGGGCGTATCACCATCGAGGGTAAAACTGTTAGGGTTGCTCCTTTAGCTAGTTTGTTTTTATCTCGGCAAGTTGCCATAGAGTTAAAACAATGGATTGAAGCAGGCAGTTTTACCCTCACTGAACCAGTAGCATCAATTCCAATGGAGAGGTCATTTCTTCCTCAAGACCACTGGAGAGAGTTTTAA
- a CDS encoding helix-turn-helix domain-containing protein translates to MTQEPVFEESSGNVFADLGLSNADELFTRGKIGIQVLRLLKQRNLKQREISELLGIPQPEVSHLMKGEFQRFSEGKLLIFLKRLDTEITLHLRSRHAQGESAETVISL, encoded by the coding sequence ATGACACAAGAACCCGTTTTTGAGGAAAGCAGTGGCAATGTATTCGCTGATCTCGGTTTGTCGAATGCAGATGAACTTTTTACTAGGGGAAAGATAGGGATTCAGGTACTCCGCCTTTTGAAACAACGCAACCTGAAACAGCGTGAAATCAGTGAACTTCTTGGCATTCCGCAGCCAGAAGTATCTCATTTGATGAAAGGAGAGTTTCAACGGTTTAGCGAGGGTAAACTGCTCATTTTCCTTAAGCGACTCGATACGGAAATCACTTTACATCTTCGCTCTCGTCACGCGCAGGGCGAATCTGCTGAAACGGTGATATCGCTATAG
- a CDS encoding glycosyltransferase family 4 protein has protein sequence MNIYDLTFQKYPEYVDSGAKKYEVQIQHNLQWTDLILTISESSKKDIIEYLGVAAEKVYVTPLASRYHHNYLYNNNLHCLEKQSKYDFNKPYLLFVSTIEPRKNINSIITAFNLLKQNYKIEHQLVLIGKKGWSYEPIFAAIESSPWKNEIHHLDYLSDELVALFYSKADVFVYPSHYEGFGLPVLEAMTLGAPVVSSNTSSIPEVAGDAAILIDPQDSMQLAEAILKVISDRQLRQDLINRGKERAKLFTWERTARETLKAYRTII, from the coding sequence ATGAATATATATGACTTAACTTTTCAGAAATACCCAGAATATGTAGACTCAGGGGCTAAAAAATATGAAGTCCAAATTCAGCATAACCTTCAATGGACAGATTTAATTTTAACTATTTCAGAAAGCTCTAAAAAGGACATTATTGAATATTTAGGAGTAGCAGCAGAAAAGGTTTATGTTACTCCTTTAGCTAGTCGTTACCATCATAACTATTTATATAATAACAATCTTCATTGTTTAGAAAAACAGAGTAAATATGATTTTAATAAACCATATTTACTCTTTGTTAGCACTATAGAACCAAGAAAAAATATTAATTCTATAATCACAGCCTTTAATTTATTGAAGCAGAATTATAAAATTGAACATCAATTAGTATTAATTGGTAAAAAAGGCTGGAGTTATGAACCAATATTTGCTGCTATTGAAAGTTCGCCTTGGAAAAATGAAATTCATCATCTAGATTACTTATCCGATGAATTAGTAGCATTATTTTACTCAAAAGCAGATGTTTTTGTTTATCCATCTCATTATGAGGGATTTGGTCTACCTGTATTGGAAGCAATGACATTAGGTGCGCCGGTTGTTAGTTCTAATACTTCCTCAATTCCCGAAGTTGCGGGAGATGCAGCTATTTTGATTGACCCTCAAGACTCTATGCAACTAGCAGAAGCGATATTAAAAGTAATTAGCGATCGCCAGTTACGACAAGATTTAATTAATAGAGGTAAAGAAAGAGCAAAATTATTTACTTGGGAACGAACTGCAAGAGAAACATTAAAGGCTTATAGAACCATTATTTGA
- a CDS encoding tetratricopeptide repeat protein — MSQPRNRWIVQIILALAVLTFVGISLVPIISALNDTSSSTPNPTNPSDVATSNQTSKLQDEVRGYELVLQREPENQTALKGLLEARLQLLSLKQGDIQGVIQPLEKLAKLNPQQSEYGVLLAQAKQQIGDNEGAAQAYRAILDTKPGDVKALQGMVALLVSQQRPEAAVGLLQETLTNAAQANTIQPGSVDVVAVQVLLGNVHSSQKRYPQAISAFDQAIKKAPQDFRPVLAKAMLLKEQGKVTEAKPLFDSAVALAPAQYKDEINKAATASPPPTPTPTATPK, encoded by the coding sequence GTGTCTCAACCGCGCAATCGCTGGATAGTTCAGATCATTCTAGCACTGGCAGTTCTTACTTTTGTAGGTATTTCGTTAGTTCCCATTATTAGTGCGCTCAATGATACGTCATCCTCAACCCCGAATCCGACCAACCCTAGTGATGTCGCTACTTCTAACCAAACATCCAAGTTGCAAGATGAGGTGCGAGGTTATGAACTGGTTTTACAACGAGAGCCAGAAAATCAAACCGCACTCAAGGGTTTATTAGAAGCCCGGCTACAGCTATTGAGTTTAAAACAAGGTGATATCCAAGGAGTAATTCAACCTTTAGAAAAGTTGGCGAAGCTTAATCCGCAGCAGTCAGAGTATGGTGTGCTGTTGGCTCAAGCTAAACAGCAGATTGGTGATAACGAAGGGGCTGCTCAAGCTTATCGAGCCATTTTAGACACGAAACCAGGAGATGTGAAGGCTTTACAAGGAATGGTGGCTCTGCTTGTGAGTCAACAACGTCCAGAAGCTGCTGTAGGCTTGCTGCAAGAGACTCTAACTAATGCTGCTCAAGCTAATACTATTCAACCGGGAAGTGTCGATGTGGTAGCTGTACAGGTATTACTAGGCAATGTTCACTCTAGCCAAAAACGCTATCCTCAAGCTATTTCTGCTTTTGATCAAGCAATTAAGAAAGCTCCCCAAGATTTTCGCCCAGTTTTGGCTAAGGCGATGCTGTTGAAGGAACAGGGTAAAGTCACCGAAGCTAAACCTTTGTTTGATAGTGCTGTTGCTTTAGCTCCTGCTCAATACAAAGATGAGATTAACAAAGCTGCTACTGCATCACCTCCCCCTACCCCTACCCCTACAGCTACACCTAAATAG
- a CDS encoding ISAs1 family transposase — translation MTAGLIEELKKVRDFRTKKGQRHPLWFVLLLVIMGTMSGCLGYRGLGDFVKRHKQSLIETLEIPKERVPSYSTIRRVMMRVNFNDLTQVFNCWANQYVELSEFEWLATDGKSIKATVKDYSSAYQSFISVVSIFSSKQGLVVGLQTMNNKQTSEIATVQNLIAALNLKDVVFSFDALHCQKKLSNKLSTVAMIT, via the coding sequence ATGACAGCAGGCTTGATTGAAGAACTCAAAAAAGTTAGGGATTTTCGCACGAAAAAGGGACAAAGACATCCATTATGGTTTGTGTTGTTGCTAGTAATCATGGGAACAATGAGTGGTTGTCTTGGTTACAGAGGGTTGGGAGATTTCGTCAAACGGCATAAACAATCTTTAATTGAAACATTGGAGATACCTAAAGAACGAGTCCCATCTTATTCAACAATTCGACGTGTAATGATGCGTGTGAACTTTAATGACTTGACACAAGTATTTAATTGTTGGGCAAACCAGTACGTGGAGTTAAGCGAATTTGAATGGCTAGCGACTGATGGTAAAAGCATCAAAGCTACAGTCAAAGACTATAGTAGTGCCTACCAATCATTTATAAGTGTGGTATCAATATTTAGTAGCAAACAAGGTCTCGTTGTTGGGTTACAGACCATGAACAACAAGCAGACAAGTGAAATTGCCACAGTCCAAAATTTAATTGCAGCATTGAATTTAAAAGATGTAGTCTTTAGTTTTGATGCGCTTCATTGTCAAAAAAAACTATCAAACAAATTATCGACCGTTGCAATGATTACGTAA
- a CDS encoding transposase gives MSNILNYIEENPKQTQRLIGLEYEQLQQLIINGERLYHEKKALLESKKVRIIAGGGGRKPKLSISEQIILTLVYLRHLTTFQLLGIQFEVSESTANDTFNYWLPNLRELLPSSLLEQVKKNASDYEVVKEMLTEYELIVDSYEQVRERPRDNDEQKKYFSGKKSNHTFKTQMIILPDASDIVDVVAGEPGPKSDITLFREYRSEFDAKQRFKGDKAYLGEDLITTPIKKPRNQELTTEQKEQNKIFSSKRIFVEHRIRSVKIFRVVQERFRLNTRKYKQVILTICGLVRLRIRGLILPLEISAISSG, from the coding sequence ATGAGCAATATACTGAATTACATTGAAGAGAATCCTAAACAAACCCAAAGGTTAATAGGTCTGGAATATGAACAGTTACAACAATTAATCATAAATGGGGAAAGATTATATCATGAAAAAAAAGCTTTACTGGAATCTAAGAAAGTGAGAATTATTGCTGGTGGAGGAGGTCGGAAACCAAAATTATCTATTTCTGAACAAATCATTTTAACTTTAGTGTATCTCCGACATCTGACAACCTTTCAACTTCTAGGTATTCAGTTTGAAGTAAGTGAGTCTACAGCCAACGATACGTTTAACTATTGGTTGCCTAACTTGCGAGAATTACTGCCATCAAGTTTGCTTGAACAAGTAAAAAAAAACGCTTCTGACTATGAAGTAGTAAAAGAAATGCTCACAGAATATGAATTAATAGTAGATAGCTATGAACAAGTCAGAGAAAGACCTAGAGACAATGATGAACAAAAGAAATATTTTTCAGGTAAGAAGAGTAATCATACATTTAAAACTCAAATGATTATTTTACCTGATGCTAGTGATATCGTTGATGTTGTGGCAGGTGAACCTGGTCCAAAAAGCGATATAACTTTGTTCCGAGAATATCGTTCAGAGTTTGATGCCAAACAAAGATTTAAAGGAGATAAGGCATATCTTGGAGAAGATTTAATTACAACTCCAATTAAGAAACCAAGAAATCAAGAACTAACAACTGAACAGAAAGAACAGAACAAAATATTTTCATCTAAACGAATCTTTGTTGAACATCGAATACGGTCAGTCAAAATCTTTCGAGTTGTCCAAGAGAGATTTAGGTTAAATACCCGCAAATATAAGCAAGTAATTTTGACGATTTGTGGGCTAGTAAGGTTACGGATTCGAGGGCTAATATTACCATTAGAAATATCAGCTATATCATCAGGTTAA
- the brnA gene encoding type II toxin-antitoxin system BrnA family antitoxin: MKAEEFDEKFDAGEDIITYLDMNTIRRPGYEQRRVNVDFPTWMIEALDREASRIGVTRQSIIKVWIAERLEQHG; encoded by the coding sequence ATGAAGGCTGAAGAGTTTGATGAAAAATTTGATGCAGGCGAGGACATTATCACATACCTGGATATGAATACGATTCGTCGTCCGGGTTATGAGCAACGACGGGTAAATGTTGATTTTCCTACATGGATGATTGAAGCACTTGATCGAGAAGCCTCGCGAATAGGCGTAACCCGACAATCAATAATCAAAGTATGGATTGCCGAGCGACTTGAGCAGCACGGCTAA
- the gntT gene encoding guanitoxin biosynthesis MATE family efflux transporter GntT has product MRFAAVSLQYDFLPRFYKMASINVLSNMMVPLAGIVDIAFLGHLADIRHLAGVILATILFDYLYRVLKFLRSSVNALTAQAVGLDDQKTILLVGMRSALIAVGLGLIILLLQYPIQKMGFLILSGSPEIESSGSEYFYARIWAAPAVLLNFVLIGWFTGRELNGLVLLMSLIGNGSNVLLDYLMIVKWGWESMGAGLATAISQYLALVIGLVGVCFSIQWAKVAAALQEVFDWVALKETVVLKTNILVRFLVLISTYAIFTNLSATMGTITLAENGLLLQIALLSQFTIQGVGMTMQTLTGNFQGKGTTEKMIPLLSVSVITSLFIALGFAIASVIFPDTIFGLLTNHTEINQHISSYAIWLLPLLGLTAIAFMLEGYFIGLKEGAIIRNAVLLAFGFGFTPLAATGWYLHNNHLLWMALVGYMTIMILVLGSQLPRTLVSKNLPNQDLLTSP; this is encoded by the coding sequence ATGAGATTTGCAGCAGTCTCACTCCAGTACGACTTCTTACCTCGCTTTTACAAAATGGCAAGCATTAACGTGCTTTCCAACATGATGGTCCCTTTAGCGGGTATTGTTGACATTGCCTTTTTGGGACATTTAGCAGATATCCGTCACTTAGCAGGAGTCATTCTCGCAACCATACTCTTTGACTATCTTTATCGGGTGTTAAAGTTTTTACGCTCTAGTGTGAATGCACTAACTGCACAAGCCGTGGGGTTGGATGACCAAAAAACCATATTATTAGTAGGGATGCGGAGTGCTTTAATTGCCGTGGGGCTGGGGTTAATAATCCTATTGCTGCAATACCCAATTCAAAAAATGGGGTTTTTGATTTTAAGTGGTTCACCAGAAATTGAAAGTTCTGGAAGTGAGTATTTCTATGCCAGAATTTGGGCAGCCCCGGCTGTGTTGCTTAACTTTGTATTGATTGGTTGGTTTACGGGGCGAGAATTGAACGGCTTAGTGCTGTTGATGTCTTTAATTGGCAATGGTTCTAATGTTTTGCTTGACTATTTGATGATTGTCAAGTGGGGTTGGGAAAGCATGGGGGCGGGACTGGCTACAGCCATTAGTCAGTATTTGGCGTTAGTAATTGGTTTGGTGGGGGTGTGCTTTAGCATTCAGTGGGCAAAAGTAGCAGCCGCCTTACAAGAGGTTTTTGATTGGGTAGCGTTGAAGGAGACTGTTGTCCTCAAAACCAATATTTTGGTGAGATTTTTAGTATTGATTTCCACCTATGCAATTTTTACAAATCTGAGTGCCACGATGGGAACAATCACCTTGGCAGAAAATGGGTTGCTGTTGCAAATTGCGCTGTTGAGTCAGTTCACCATTCAAGGCGTAGGAATGACAATGCAAACCTTGACTGGCAACTTTCAGGGTAAAGGTACAACAGAAAAGATGATCCCATTGTTGAGTGTTTCTGTAATTACCAGTTTATTTATTGCCCTAGGTTTTGCGATCGCATCTGTGATTTTCCCAGACACCATATTTGGATTACTGACTAATCATACAGAGATAAACCAACACATCAGTAGTTATGCCATTTGGCTATTGCCACTTTTGGGTTTAACTGCGATCGCTTTTATGCTGGAAGGATACTTTATTGGCTTAAAGGAAGGTGCTATCATCCGTAACGCCGTTCTGTTAGCCTTTGGATTCGGTTTTACCCCCCTAGCTGCTACAGGATGGTATTTGCATAATAATCACTTGTTATGGATGGCTCTGGTTGGTTATATGACCATCATGATTTTAGTGCTGGGGTCACAATTACCTAGGACGCTGGTTAGTAAAAATCTACCAAATCAAGATTTGCTGACTAGTCCTTGA
- a CDS encoding TMEM165/GDT1 family protein: MLTAFTQGLLLITVSELGDKTFFIAMILAMRHSRRLVFIGVVAALAAMTILSVLFGQVASLLPKVYTHYAVIVLFFAFGIKLLYQAIKMTATAEQGEMMEEIAEAKAAVEKAELQLPKQKNSLSIVIEAFVLTFMAEWGDRTQIATIALAAGNNVIGVTIGAILGHAICAAIAVIGGKMIAGRISERQLTFAGGCLFLIFGVFAAIEGA, from the coding sequence GTGCTAACGGCTTTTACCCAAGGTTTATTACTAATTACAGTTTCAGAGTTAGGGGATAAAACATTTTTTATCGCTATGATTTTGGCAATGCGCCATTCACGGCGATTGGTATTTATAGGAGTGGTAGCTGCTTTAGCAGCGATGACAATTCTTTCGGTATTATTTGGACAAGTAGCCTCTCTATTACCCAAAGTTTATACTCATTATGCTGTAATCGTATTGTTTTTTGCCTTTGGTATTAAGCTGTTATACCAAGCTATTAAGATGACGGCTACTGCTGAACAAGGCGAAATGATGGAAGAAATCGCAGAAGCCAAAGCCGCAGTAGAAAAAGCCGAATTGCAGCTACCCAAGCAAAAAAATTCCCTCTCGATTGTCATAGAAGCCTTTGTTTTGACATTTATGGCAGAATGGGGCGATCGCACGCAAATCGCCACGATTGCCTTAGCCGCAGGGAATAACGTCATTGGTGTCACCATAGGGGCTATTTTAGGTCATGCCATTTGTGCTGCGATCGCCGTTATTGGTGGCAAAATGATCGCTGGACGTATTTCTGAGCGTCAACTTACCTTTGCTGGCGGATGCCTATTTTTGATTTTTGGGGTTTTTGCTGCCATTGAGGGAGCTTAA
- a CDS encoding glycosyltransferase family 2 protein has product MNLQFSVVTPSFRQGRFIERTIQSVLCQEVDDMEYMICDGGSEDETISILNKYNSQLRWISEPDQGQSDAINKGIAMTTGEIIAWINSDDIYYPGTFKIVKQVFENNSDVQVIYGNANWIDEFDKIIQPFPTEPWNYQRLKETCYVCQPAVFFRRTLVEKLGNLDISLNYCMDYELWLRYGEHHKFKYITHTFAGSRMYSSNKTLGSRLVAHREITDMFQNKFRRIPDSWLLGYALVKVEETTNLNRFNDSQLKDFSKALIQTTLLEYKTKKKFISPLIIAKMVFWWFFPKLSWFRRTKWPNAESNN; this is encoded by the coding sequence ATGAATTTACAATTTAGTGTTGTTACACCTTCTTTTCGTCAGGGTCGTTTTATTGAAAGAACTATACAAAGTGTGCTATGTCAAGAAGTTGATGACATGGAGTACATGATTTGTGATGGTGGTAGTGAGGATGAAACTATAAGTATATTAAATAAATATAATAGCCAACTTCGCTGGATATCAGAACCGGATCAGGGACAATCCGATGCTATCAATAAAGGAATAGCGATGACTACTGGCGAAATTATCGCCTGGATTAATTCGGATGATATTTATTATCCAGGTACTTTTAAAATTGTTAAACAAGTATTTGAAAATAACTCGGATGTACAAGTTATTTATGGCAATGCAAATTGGATAGATGAATTTGATAAAATCATACAACCTTTTCCTACAGAACCTTGGAATTATCAAAGGCTCAAAGAAACTTGTTATGTTTGTCAACCAGCAGTTTTTTTTAGACGAACCTTAGTTGAAAAATTAGGCAACTTAGACATATCCTTAAACTACTGTATGGATTATGAACTATGGTTGCGCTATGGAGAACATCATAAATTTAAATATATTACTCATACATTTGCTGGTTCACGGATGTATTCTTCCAATAAAACACTTGGTAGTAGATTAGTGGCTCATCGTGAAATCACTGATATGTTCCAAAATAAGTTTAGAAGAATACCTGACAGTTGGTTGCTAGGATATGCCCTAGTTAAAGTAGAGGAAACAACCAATTTAAATAGATTTAATGACAGTCAACTCAAAGATTTTAGTAAAGCTTTGATTCAAACAACTTTATTAGAATACAAAACTAAGAAAAAGTTTATATCTCCTCTTATCATTGCTAAAATGGTATTTTGGTGGTTTTTCCCGAAATTATCTTGGTTTAGAAGAACGAAATGGCCGAATGCTGAAAGTAACAATTGA